In Phaseolus vulgaris cultivar G19833 chromosome 7, P. vulgaris v2.0, whole genome shotgun sequence, the genomic stretch gagtgtttgtgttggtaCATATGCATTCAGGTGTGCATGTATCCAGGCATGGGTGCGGTTAAATGTGTGCACATGCATTTTTTGTAGTTGTTTCTACAGGAAGACATCCTCGATTTTCCCAGGAGCAGAACTATGCTGAGTGGAGATGTGGATTTTATAGTTGAATCAATTAGAGAATATGGTTGCAATGAAAATGTGGATTGCAGGACCAGTAATAACCATGAAGTGACCTGCATCTATTCTCCCTGTACCTGTCCACTTCAAGACTGTAACTATGTTGGGTCATTTGAACAGTTGCCATTGCATTTCAGCTGTAAACACTGGGATTCTGGAAGAAGATTCAAATATAATTATCCATTGGCTATCTCTTTACTGATGGATCAACAATTTCTTATTCTCCAGACAGAACAACATGGGGTTCTCTTTCTCCACAACAAGGGCACAGAAACTAATGTGGAATATAGTGATGATAACTTGTATTGGTCCAAGCTCATCAAAAGAGAGGTTTGTTTATGAGATTGTTTCATGTAGGGGAAGAAGTTCTCTCAGATTAAAGTCTGTAGCTGAGAATTTTCCAGGTCGAATGAAGGATTTTCCCCGAttagattttattttgattCCTTTCAGTTTTATTGCTTCTTCCGGAGAGCTTAATATAGATATTATTTGTATATGGAATTCTACCAAGAACACTGTAGATTACACGATTTATGACCTAGATtatagataatttattttatgagaATGATGTCAATTAACATTATCTTCTACTTCCTTTCAATAGTATGTTCTTTCTCAATATTTGTGGCTTCTATAGTACAAGAAAAGTCGCCTACCTACTCATCCCTTCTTTTTCATTGTCACATCTCCTTTACACTTGTTAAAATTTCTAGTTTATCTTATTCTTAATGAATTGTAAAACCTAcatactaatttttatttaaactcaTAGCATCACCATAAATTTTGACATATCAGACTAATACCTCAAAATTCACCAATCACTTACATACTAATTTagtaatattataatttgtataatttGCTGCTACtgatttaataaataataacacCTTGCAGCCAAAACAATTTAATTCTGTTACATATAAATATCTTTCGTTGATTTCCTTCTAATAGCATAAGTCGTTGTACAAATTGTATAAACAAAAGTATATAATTAATGGACGCAATTGTTAAACGGTACATGATTTGAACCAAAAGGCAAATATGGTACTGAATTCAGATATGAAAAACTGTTCTTCTAATTTAGGCATTCCGAGTAGACATTGTAGATGATTGTTATTTATGTGAATTTATGGAGAAGAAAAAAGTTATTGCAACCTTATAAACCTAAAGATGaattttatattcttattgAGACTATTGCCATGGGATTTCTCAGGATTAAGAATTCTCACTCTTTTTTGGCATGCACTAGAAGgtattctgtaaaatcagaattTAATCTATCTGAGGTGGTATATGGATTTAGATATGTGTGATGATGataatttgaataatgaaaatCTTCATTTGATGCTGTCTTTAGGTACATTTGTCCCATCTGAAGAGGTTTCATGCCAAGCCAAACCTCAAAGATTCCCCTTCCACTGAGAATGCATTCGCTTTAAACAATAACATGCATATAGCTTAAAAAAGAACAATGGTCTCTACTTGATATGATAAATTTCGCTGAAAGTCTGATCTAAAACTGTGAAGACATCATCAAGTATCAACTGATGATCCCTCGGAACAACACGGTACCCTCCATCACAAGCCTCAAAAAGTTGTAATATGCAGCCTTTGAGATGCTGGAATATCTGAACTTACATTTTATTTCCAGTTTAGATTTCATGgtcattttatttttgaataatatcaactttaagcaaaatcttttttttttaattaatcaagaTTCATATTTGAGGGttctttcctttatttgttttcAAAGCTATTAATGAATTGTggaatttaaattaaaacaaagccATTTTGAAAGCGAAGATCAAGAAATCATACATTTGTCACGCAGCTTAACTTTTCAGGTTAGAGAAGGGGAGGTGGGAAGCAGAAACTGTCAACTTGCTTCTGTATTCCAGATTTCCAATTTATAGTATTTATTGATAAATCTTTCCAAGGGATTTCAAGTAAATACACAAACTTCTGTTGTTTTGTTTATCTATGTTCTTTGTCATTCCATATAAAATCAGTACAAGGTATGACAAATAATGGTTGTAAAGTAATGTATGGTACTAAAACAAATTGAATGACAGCCTCGTGGAATAATTCTGAGAAAGGAGTTCCTTTATGAATTAGGAACAAAGGTGCCAACATAGCCAACCCCTACAACAAAGAAGGCAATAGACTGCAGGAAAAGATATATGAAGTAGTGGTTCTTCCCATAGGTAAGATCATAGCATCCACAGAAAAAGAGGTAGGCCCCTACTAGAAGTTCCAAGAAATGAAGCCTGTTAATCATCAAAAAACAAGTAGTGAAGGTGAATTAGTGAATGCTAGTTGTGAAAATCACATATTAAGTTGCTTGTAAAATTGTTGCCATCAAGCAAATATAGACACCAAATTCCCAACCCGAGGAAATAAACTAAACTAGTGTCCATGTTGTTCAATTCAATCTATGGGGCTAAAGATGTAAAATCATAATCTCTTGGTGATTTTTCTGCAAGAAATGTTAACAAGTTAATAGAAGTAGTGTTCTCCTTATATATAGGTGTACCTTTCACCAATCTTGATACGAGGCTTCCTTACTGCTTTGCCACCTGATTTTGTCTTAAGGGCATCTCCCAATTTCTCAGTAACTACCCATTCATTTACTCTCCCTGCTTCTAGCAAACCTGTAAGTGTTGCCTTGGTCCTATGCATCGACATAACATTTTCAAAGAGTATCCAGAACACGAGTAAGTGGATTGACCTGCACAAGATGTACATGACAAGTTACTCACAAATGAACACAAGAAAACCTTGCCTGCAAAAAATTGCTAACTTATAATGCTTACCTTGGAGTTCCAACTGCATTGAGGAGTGTGATGATAGAAGGTATATACACAGCACCCCACTTAGGGACTTCCACTTCTGGAACTAGAACAGTTGCTGGCATAACCACACAGTAGAATACAAATGTGACCACATGAGCTACGATTTTCCGGACAAAGAAGAAACTATAGATCACATAAAACTTCTTCCACGTGGAGACTTTCTGCATGGTATGGTAAAAAAGGAATTAGAAGAGAAGAtggataataatataatttggcCTTTTCAAACAAACTATGGAAATTGAATGTTACAAGGAAACTGATACCTTGTTTCTCATAATTTCCATTGCCATTTTCTTGAAAAGATTAGCTGGGCCACATGACCACCGGTGCTGCTGATAACGAAAGGCTTTGAAGGTACTTGGCAGTTCACTTTTCACCTAAATTTATTcagataaattattttagaaaataaataattcagtATATGAGATAAGACACAATATAGAAAGTATGTATTACTGAAATCACTGAACAAACTCTTGAGTACAAGACATGCAATTAAATGATTCAATCATACCTTGAGATCGCTAAGATACACAAATTTCCCTCCTTTGAGACCAGCTCGGATAGCCAGATCCATATCCTCCACTGTTGTGCGATCCTTCCATCCACCAGCTTCATTTAATGCTGAAATTCTCCACACACCAGCAGTGCCTGCAACATATCATCTACATTCACGTGACTGCTTCTACTAATCAAACGAAAACATTTGTACTGTTTATTAGGGAAATGATTTACCATTGAAACCAAAGAAGGCATAGGTTGAGGACCCAACTTCCTGCTCCACAAGGAAATGATAGTCCAATGACATCTCTTGCATTCTTGTCATTAAGCATTCATCAGCATTAACTGCCATACACAAGGTATATTACTGTCACACCACACCTTCCCAAAGGAAGATATCTACATTCTACATTGTGACAAATTTCTGTCTTGTAAAGAGGAAATCCTTTGTTTTGTTAGATTTTTGTAGCTAAGACATTGGTGTCGGACCTTTATTTTTGTAACTGATTATTTGCTTTAGCCAATCGACTTTTGTTCTACGAAACACTAACACTAAAAAGGGAGTATTGTcgatatcaaaatattttaaattttagagtgGTATCTTAATTTTTAGTCCATTCAGCTTGGAGATGATGCTCTAAGAATTTTCTGTCAACGTTCAGGATTGAACACTCATGAGAAGCCCAGTCTTTGTCTTTAGACCGCACTTTAAGCAATGCTCTTAACCAGTGCAGAGTCAAGGAAGagtctctttttatttttcagtttGAACTGCTCATCTACCATGTTAATTCCGAGTTATATCAACTTTTGAGGTAtactaatttaataaaatgaaacaacTAAATAAATTCGTTGCAACTTAAGAAAGTTTTAACTAAACAGCTCCACTTTGATACCAGATGCAAGATCCTTTGTTGGAGAACAACGTTttgattttttaagttttaaagcAAGCATGCAGAAAGGAGTTTCATGAAGGTTTAATGAGAAAAAACTTACCAAATTTCCATCGAGCTTGGACTAGTGCAACTTCTGGGTTGTGATACAGAAATGGTATTGTGCGCCTAAGAAAGTTGGGCTCAGGTTGGAAATCAGCATCAAAGATGGCCACATAATCACACAAGTTCACATAGCTATGCTTCATGCCTTCTTTAAGAGCTCCAGCTTTGTATCCATTTCTGTTCTGTCTGATCTCATACTTTATGTTTATGCCTTTACTGGCCCATCTCTGGCACTCCACCTCCACCATTTTCTGGGTATTTTTGGTTAAAAGAAGCAGAAAGGTCATGTGAGCACATACTACTGATCAGAGAGAACTAGGAGTCTAGGGTATAAATGAATGAGTTAGTTTTTACATGGATTCTAATCATGTTTTTTTACAAATTGATGATGGCCATTTTTCTTTACCGTTTAAATATTAAGAATCAGAAGCATGACTTGCACAATTGTGTTTCCAGAAGCCTTGGATTTTCTGACAGAAagtaattttgttattaaatgTTTTGTGGAGGAAATTTATCCATGCAAGTTGACCTGAAATATGACTAATGAGTAAACATGCTTTTTAGTAGCTCTTAGAGGGTGGAAAATATCTGCTTTTGATGACTAAGGGAAAAAGATCTAGAAATATTTAACATGGTTTagttatttgaaaataaagGAGAAAATTATCAGTTAACTTTATAGTAGGGATGAATAATGTCAACCTTAATGATTGGGTCAGTGGAATCATCAAGAACTTGAATTATAATCCTATCAGACGGCCATAATAGCCCACATGCAGCTCCAATTGATAATTGATACACCTGCAAGCAATGAAACAGTACCCACAAAAAACTTtcagtaaaagaaaaattcttttCCAAGAAACAATGCTTTCCATAAAAAAGGGGTTCATTAAAAGTGATAAATTTTCAGTGGTACCTCTTTCTCATTGTACATAGGAATTTGTACCAAGACCATTGGGTATGCAGAGTTTCCAATCTCAAGATCATCCCTGAGTGGCTCCCATTTATACTTCTTATCTGGCTTGTACCTAAACAACTTCACAAAGATTATGACTATACCCATATAAACTCTCTCCACAAACAACATAATTGACATGGCTAGGCACAAAGCCACTAGCAATTTCAGCGCTGGAACCACAAGGGGTGCCCTGGCTTGCTGCCAAATCAAACCCATTTGGCTTCCACTGCCATCATAATGCATGCTTTCAAACGTAGCTGCTGATGAAAGCCGATCCATCTGGTGGCTTTCTTTGGTTTCCTTTGGAGAGACAGATTGCACTAATGGAATGGTGTGACTATATAAAAGAAAGTGATATCACTCACTCACTATTTGTGCTTGATCTTGGTGGCTTGCTGGCTTTGCGAAAAGAACACGAATTGTTTGTAGTTTTTTTCACTTTTGGCCACTCACTCATTCAGTGATTGTTGCTTAGGAGTTACGTTAAGGCAACAAGGAAGAGCAAGAGACCAGAGTCAGAAGGCACTATTATAACACAGTACTAACAAAGTAACAATGCATTTACACTGAACACTAGCTGGATCAGCTCCATGTGCAAGATTTTGTGACACCAACCAAACGTATGGtgcaatgtttttcaaactctctctctctcttttgtCCTAGAGTTTATGATGAATGGGAGAGAGATAGAGAAGGGTATTTGGATGTGTTGAGTAATGATAGAAGAAAATGTGAAGTATTATTTATATTCAAGAAATTGCAGAGTTTGtatgaaagggaaaaagaggaaaaaattGCAAAACATTTATGATGAGATGAATGGATTATGAACACAGCTTGCTTGAGAGTTGAAACCATAAAAGAGTGTCATAATCCAGTGGCGTTTGCAGACAGGTATGTAGCTACTAACAGAAGAAgcttgaaaatttgaaatttgattttGGCTCCTTTGATATGTGTTCAATTAGAATGATTAGAAGGTATGGTTAAATTAGACAAAGTAGAGCCAACAAAAACCAGTGTACTTGGTGGTTGCCATGTCCATATATTTTGTAGGTCTCAGGTTCTATTCACCTTAATTTTCTATACACAAATTTCATGCTAAATATTACACATCAAAATTGACATGTATAATGTTTTTGCCACTTTATACgcataaattataattaatatataccATCCGTTTTCTccaaataaatttaattcacATTGAAAGGCCACTTTTAtcatcataaatatattttaataccCTGGCTTAATTCTTTTAATTGAAATGAGAAAAACGTATAAAGTGAGAActtaaaaattaacttataatttattcattcatATCAAGCTAACTATAGTTTAATCCAGATAAACAATAACTATCactttttactttaaaaaaaaaataaacatttaat encodes the following:
- the LOC137828840 gene encoding glucomannan 4-beta-mannosyltransferase 9-like — translated: MDRLSSAATFESMHYDGSGSQMGLIWQQARAPLVVPALKLLVALCLAMSIMLFVERVYMGIVIIFVKLFRYKPDKKYKWEPLRDDLEIGNSAYPMVLVQIPMYNEKEVYQLSIGAACGLLWPSDRIIIQVLDDSTDPIIKKMVEVECQRWASKGINIKYEIRQNRNGYKAGALKEGMKHSYVNLCDYVAIFDADFQPEPNFLRRTIPFLYHNPEVALVQARWKFVNADECLMTRMQEMSLDYHFLVEQEVGSSTYAFFGFNGTAGVWRISALNEAGGWKDRTTVEDMDLAIRAGLKGGKFVYLSDLKVKSELPSTFKAFRYQQHRWSCGPANLFKKMAMEIMRNKKVSTWKKFYVIYSFFFVRKIVAHVVTFVFYCVVMPATVLVPEVEVPKWGAVYIPSIITLLNAVGTPRSIHLLVFWILFENVMSMHRTKATLTGLLEAGRVNEWVVTEKLGDALKTKSGGKAVRKPRIKIGERLHFLELLVGAYLFFCGCYDLTYGKNHYFIYLFLQSIAFFVVGVGYVGTFVPNS